CCCCAGCTGGTCAGGAACAATACTTTGATTTATAAGCTGTGGTAAGTAATACTTCATACCTCCTCTGAAGCCTGACTCCCTCCaggaaggtttgttttgttttgttttgttttgtttttgacttttCAGGacaggattttgtgtgtgtgtctgtgtgtagggtTCATtgtcttctggaactcactctgccgACCaggccggcctctgcctcctgcctctgccttccagagtgctggaattaaaggtgtgtgccaccactgcctgtccttgttgttgttgttgttgttgttgttcttcttcttctttttgagacaaggccttacTACGCatggtccaggctgacctcaaacttgcagcaatctTCCTACAacaaccttccaagtgctgagcttACAGGCGAGTGCTACCCTGCCTGGTTATGAGGAAAACATGGAAGAACACAGGCGCAGGCAGGTGAAATGCAATCAAATGGCAGTGATGGTTCTGCCTTTGCGCTTTGCTGATGCAAGGATTGCAGTGGGTGACTCAGCTGAGAAAGTGGGCTGAAATAGTCTTGGGAAGGAGtccaggaaaataaaaacctGTTTCCTGATTCTTCTGGGTGTGCTCTGGAGAGAATGTGCCTCCTAAGTGTGTGTCCTAAGGCTATAATGACCTTTGGAAGGCTGAAAGTGGAGACTGGTGTCTCACAGTGTGAAAGGTtgctaaggaaactgaggcagaaatgTTCGTTTGTGCAGAtttattctctgtctctctgcatctgtctctctctgtgtttgagaCCTGGtattactatgtagccttggctcacctggaactcactgtgtagatcagtctggcctcgaactcttggGCTCTGGCAGATTTTTCAAATGTCACAGTCATCAGGGCTATGGCCATATCTGTGGCTACCAGAAGTGGTTTCCTGAATGATGTCCAAGGGGCTGAGTGGTCCAAGCCATGTGATATCCCAAGGTAAAGATGCTCAAGGTTTTAAAAACATAGTTgtggtgacatttttttttttaatttttaggggACCAGAAAGatgctcaggggttaagagcacttgttgctcttgcagaggatccgggttcagttcccaggacccacacagtgatTCACAACCATTCATAATGACAGTTCTATGAGATCTGACaccatcctctgacctctgtgggcaccagagaTGCATGATGGTGCTTAGATAAAGATGCAGGCAAAATaactatacacacaaaataaaaataaaagtgaataaatctaGAAAGGTTCCTTAAAAAACTTAAGGAGACAGAATTGAGAGATAATGCAGGAGGGCacgaagggagggaggaaaataggggagagagagtgagagcaagctcaagagagacagacacacacacacacacagagagacagagaaaatacATGTGCATGTTTCAGAAGTggcttctctccttctgcctgtgggtcctggggattgaactcaggtcctaaggCTTTACAGCGAGTACCTTTGCCTGCCAAGCCACGGTGATGCTTAGTTTTGACTGCAAAGCTGGAGTCACCCAGGAAGATTAGGTTGGCCTGTGAGCATCTCTGTGGCAGACATCCTTCACTGTGGTGTTACCTGAGGAGAGCAGACCTGCTCTCtctgggtggcaccatcccctaGGCGGGGACCTTGGGCTGTATAAGTGTAGAGCAGGGGCTGGGCACTTGTAGGCACACATGCATTCATTTTCTCCTTGTTCTTGGCTGTGGATGTGGCTagttgcttcaagttcctgcatTGGCTTCTCCACAGTGGTGGACGACAACTGTTGTTTAGTAATTCCTGTCACGATTGCAAGCTTCCATCTTGGGAGGAGGCTTGTTAGGACGTAGCATGTTTAAAGGGAGGTGAAGCAACAGGATgatctaaggcagtggttctgaACCTTCTTAAAGCTGTTACCCAtaagtacagttcctcatgttatgcaATGTTATTTTGGGTGCTGTTTCACAACCATATTTTTGattctgttatgaatcataatgtaaatatatgatatgcagtATATCTGATACATAACCCCTGTCAAAGAGTCATTTGAACCCTAAAAGGGTCACggcccacaggttgggaaccactggttTAAGGGGATGTGAAACATTCCATTCTGCAGGGGAGCTCATTAAGCTCAGGAAGTAAACAGCttaatagcttcaggaagtcactgaaactgaccaaattcactaGGTCCCACCTTCTCCAAGCATGGATGGGCAATGAAGACTGCCAAGagacagtctcagacaagccGAACTTCCTGGAAGAAGCATAGACCAGCCTGGCCGCCAGGAAGAGGCTCAGACGAGCTGAGCTTACTGCAAACAACACTCTCTAGACTACTGAGCTGCCGGCAGGTTGGGTAGTGGGTCCCAGGTGTCCAGCTTTATGAGCCGTCGTCACCTATGCTGTGGTGGACTGTAGTACTGAAATTGACTTTGGGTCATTTCTGTTTTTGGGAATAAGCTTTTACCCATATTCTCCACAAGCTGGACTTGGGTGGTATTCTTTTTGTTATGCCTAGATCACGAGACCCACAAGAGACCACCAGGATTACGAGTCTGATGCAAACGCAAGAGAACATTTTTATTAGAAGCTCGAGCCTGGGTTGCAATCCTTCCTGACACAGCAGGTTGGGAGAGCGACAGggagacagggtttttaaagggaagaacCGCAAGCAGGGACCTCCAAGctttggtgttacatgattggacAAAAGGTGAAGGAATGAAATGCACTTTGACCTAGTTGGTTGACAGCATCTGGCCAAACCACAGAGAGGAACAGCTTGCCAAGAAGAACACTGCGACCTTGGGAACAACTTACGTTTTCTTTACAGACCCTGTCTTTATCAGTCTGCCTCAGTTGCTGTGTCTAGCTGCAAGCTGATGagaacagtctttttttttttttctctctctcagatcTTAAGACTGGGAACCAAGGTACTCCAGGGACAAGCTAACCTTGGATGGAGTCTGAGAAACAACACAGAGTTAGTTCCGCTAATTCAACCCCTTCACTTTGATCTGTAGTTGGTTCCCTAACTGGGTAGCAGATGTTTGTTCATGTCTTCCCGAGAATAGAGTCACACAACAGAGACCTGCAAGTGTAAGTCTGATACACCCTTTTCTCTCTTAAAGCTGCCTTCGTCAGGACATTTTCTCACATCACCAGAAATATTAGGACAGCATCTTTGTGTGCATATGAAAACATCCACGTGAATCAAATATGCGGGGCAGGATGCATGATCAAGTCACGTCACTTTGATAACATCTCAGGGTTTAGAATGCCTTTCTGTGCTGTGCTAGAATAATTGTGAAGGTTTACGGATTAATCAATGAGGGGTTTTACAAGGCAAGGTGCTTTGACACCGAGAGTGGACTCAGTGCTTGGCATCCAAGTCGTCCGGCCCCGCGCCTGTTCCTCGGGTTCTTGCTGGCTGCTGTACAGCTGCCCATGGCAGACCTCGTTGGTGCCGCTGACTTCTGAAGTTCATGTCAGGCAGAGAAGGTAATTTACTGAGGCAGAGCCACTACTTGGCTTTCAGCTTTTGCTCTCTTTGTCTCATCCCACTGCACTGAGAGCGATTGGGACGCCCCATTGTGTTCTATGTGGCAGAAGTAGGGGTCTCTGTCCTGTGGGGGGACTTCCACCTCCACCCAGGAGAGGTAAGTGCCATTTCCATTGGGAAAAACTCCTTGTCCTGGACCCGATGCCATCATCTTGCTGGCCCGGTTCCAGCGCAGACTAATTCTTTGTGGGTAGAAGTCATAGGCCAGGCATCTGAATATCCTCTTTCTTCCTGGGGCTGCATGGCTGGTGATTGTCACAGTCGGTGGAGCTGTGGGTAAAGTGCGGACATTGAGGGCTTAAGGCAGGCTTCTTGCTGCCATGTCTCTTTTATTCCTAACTCCCTGGATGACCATCCAGTGTGAATCCCCCAAGAGACCTTTGTGAAGTTCAGTAAGGGCTGGGGCTTCCCAAAAGCTTCCCTGCCGGGTTATATGGATGTCCACAGCTTCTTCCTCACTCCCTTTCTCATCTTACAGTGTGTTGACATCTAATGGAGACAGGGCTGGGGAGCCAGCTCGGTGGGTAAGGGGCTTTCTGCATAAGCATGATGCTCTCCAGAACACATATAAACGTTGGCTGCAGTCACGCATGTCTCTATTGCCAGAGCTCATAGATGGTGATGGgtaacagagacagggagatttCTGGAAGATGgcaggcaggccagcctggtgtctCAAACAGGGTAGAAGGTCAAAAACTGAggctgtcttctgatctccacccATACGTGTACACcctcatacatatacacacacatatacatcatacatatacacacagttaACCCAACAGAGagactgtgtagcccaggctggccttgaacttgtgatattcctgcccagagtgctggggtcactGGCATGTACCATAGCAAGTGTCTTGAGTGTGCTTTATAGCTTATTCCCCTGCCACTAGAATCTCAGCCCAGCTCCTTAGTTCTGTCCCTATCTCTGTCCATCAAGCCTTTCCCTGTTTTACATAGTCTTTCTCCCTGTTCTCCAGTGAAAGTCTCCGTGTGTGTGGCACTTGGTTCTGCTCCCGCATGTTCATTCTTCCTAGCCAGATGTTTTATACACCTACTTTTTCTCTATAAACAAGACAAGAGGCATCACTGTATCAAGGAGTTGGGAACCTGAAATACGGATTTTGAGGGCCTGCTGAAGCCTccgtgctttctctctctctttgtccctcccacctgtttttgagacagggtttagcTGGCCTGGTACTTGTCAtgtagggtggccttgaactcatgacagtcctccagcctcagccttctgggtgctgggcgCATGTGCTGCAAAGTGAGGGTTATTTAGGAAACTTGGCTACTGAGCCAGTTTTGTTTctgacttttgtgtgtgtgtgtgtatatgtgtgtgtgtgtgtgtgtgtggtgagaatTGAATCCAGACTCCTGTAAATGCTAGAcactgctctaccactgagccacaccccagcccctcactgggggattctaggcaggagctctaccactgagccacaccccagcccctcactgggggaattctaggcaggggctctaccactgagccacaccccagccccccaCTGGGgtattctaggcaggtgctctactatATCCCCAGCTCTTCCAATCTAAAGTTTTGATGAACTTTTGGCTCTCACATCATGGGTTCAGAAGGAATGAATCCTAGTATATGAAACCTGGGGGATTAAGGGACTAATAGGGTTTGACGGGGCAACGTGTCATGATCCTCTACACCTGAGATTATCTTGGTTTTTAGCTCAGTGTTTGGAGCAGATCCTGAAAGCTGTGCGTACCTTTTCGGTCCAGGTGAGATCTGCTGTAGTTCAGGTACCTCTTCAGCATTGCTGGGCACTCCTCCTCCAGGTATGCCTTGGCTCGCTGTGTGTAAActttttcttcctcccacttCAGCTTGGTGTTTGAAGCTGCTGGGTCTAAGGGGATCCAGGCCGGGATTTCTCTGTTGAATTCGATGAAATCCTCCCCGTCGTAGGCGTACCTCCAGAATGCTCCACTGCTTCGGTTGTTCGAGATCTCACAACCGAACATTCCCTGAAAGGTGTGAGACCCTgaagcctcccccaccccacagggAGTCAGTCAGATGGATGCCAACTCCAGCTGAGTGACTTTCATTCCTGCATGCTTGATATATCTAAACACTCAAGTCTTTGTCTTGGCAAATGGGttgtgtggagagctgcttgtttggcaagctgctttgttattgagtattcATCAAAAAACATGTTTCAtgtttcaccctggccttcaccttgaaaATAGCAGGAAGTTTTGCAAAGTTCCcttaacttgtttctgtgattttGAACCATTTCTGCTTTAAGAGAAGTAATCTAAGGAAACAAGTTTGACTGCTCCATGAACCCCTTCCTAGTACTGATGTGCCTtgttttgcctataaaaaggaGCTGTGGAATAAACGGGGCTGCTACAGTTTTTACTGACAGTCCTCTCAAGCTGATCCCTAtgtcttgctttatttctttcaatcctcacttccCGCTCAGTACTCTTTGACTTTGCCAGCGTGTTGCGGCAGGGTTGCTAGCCAGGCACACAGCAGAGGAAGAAACTACTTGGCTGGTTGTTTCAGGCCACTCTGAGAGGAAACACATACCTTATAGTTGGAGAATTTCATAAATTATGGACAGATTACAAGTCTGTTTCTGTCTAACAGGGTCTCAGGTAATAACCTCATATACTCTAGGTatcaaggatgactttgaactcctgactctgCTGTCTTCATCTTCCTAattctgggattatgggtgtgtgaAACCATACCTAGTTTTAtgcggtgctgggaactgaacccaggaccttgtgtgtgctaggcaagcactcagaTTTCAAGTGTTTTTGAATCTTCTCTTCTAATGAACTTATATGTTTAAAGGATGGTGAGTCCTTCAGAATTAAACACCCTGGACTCCTATGTCCAAGCTAAATCTAAATGGGAATtattcatggtttgtttgttcatttctttcttttttctttctctctttcttgcttctttccttctttccttccttccttccttcctttttttcttttttcggtttttcgagacagggtttctctgtgtagccttggctgtcctggactcactttgtagaccaggctgtcctcaaactcacagcgatcctcctgccccggcctccctgagggctgggattgcaggcatgcgcCTGGTTTATTCCTGGTTTCGTATGGATTATAGGAATTTCCACTGGTTGGTTCTGTGTTGCTTTCAAAGCATTATTCTATACATAATTAGATTATTTCCCTCCTTTCAGTGGTTAGTATcgtattcatttgtttgtttatttttgagacagggtctcactttgtaagATGGGGGATCTCAGGCTGGCTTGGATCTCATCACGTAGCTCATGCTGCCACAAACAGCAATttccctgcttcagccttctggaTGCTGGAATCACTGATAAGCCACCATCCTCACTGTTTCCTCCAACATTAGAGCCTGAACCCCTTCCCCCTGAACAACGGCTCTTACACAGAGTGACCTACAGGTAGGTCTGTGTACAACAGCAGGTGTTTACCCAGCCTGAGTGGCGCTGTTGGCACAGGCTCTAAACGCTGTTAAACTGTCTGGGTTTAAATCCCAGCTCTCTCCCTGGCCCTCCCACCTGCCTTGTTGAA
Above is a window of Meriones unguiculatus strain TT.TT164.6M chromosome 15, Bangor_MerUng_6.1, whole genome shotgun sequence DNA encoding:
- the Azgp1 gene encoding zinc-alpha-2-glycoprotein, producing the protein MVPVLLSLPLLLGPTVLQETGTYSLIFLYTGLSRPSKGSPRFQATAFLNDQAFFHYNSNSGKAEPVGAWSQVEGMEDWEKESHLQRAREEIFLMTLKDIMDYYKDSAGSHTFQGMFGCEISNNRSSGAFWRYAYDGEDFIEFNREIPAWIPLDPAASNTKLKWEEEKVYTQRAKAYLEEECPAMLKRYLNYSRSHLDRKAPPTVTITSHAAPGRKRIFRCLAYDFYPQRISLRWNRASKMMASGPGQGVFPNGNGTYLSWVEVEVPPQDRDPYFCHIEHNGASQSLSVQWDETKRAKAESQVVALPQ